One window from the genome of Nicotiana tomentosiformis chromosome 5, ASM39032v3, whole genome shotgun sequence encodes:
- the LOC104097895 gene encoding protein CANDIDATE G-PROTEIN COUPLED RECEPTOR 7-like, which yields MEIFYHLTCLNLLQALFIISSFRFSVGEIKNTHIVDDSRQIILIERFGFSPDGHVTISLDHVSWRSNEPAAKLYPSSMGFCLVRDVSFPRLLNESMYTENFCVLSSKYVNLVFRFDKLGPDSTYNASTTIDEPDEYNLIFGNCQKEFLVTMNVHTEMYNVNNGEKDFLPAGQTPLPKFYFLCFIVYLAFLAIWGFICIKQRKIVHKLHLIMAMLLIFKALKLICASEDKMYIRNTGKPHGWDVAFYIFGFLKGVTLFTVIVLIGTGWSFLKPFLHYREKKVLMFVIPLQVIENIASIVISESGPVEKHWLVWNEVFLLIDVMCCCIVLVPILWSIKSLREASKNDGKAAEILRKLTLFRHFYVVLIVYLYFTRFGIAMIESVVNYINEWVTIVAAEGASLMFYMFIFYNFQPIEKNPYLAIDKDDDSEEEEEEEEDDEDDA from the coding sequence ATGGAAATTTTCTACCATCTTACATGTTTAAATCTACTACAAGCATTGTTCATAATATCAAGCTTTAGATTTTCAGTAGGTGAAATCAAGAATACACATATTGTTGATGATTCTAGGCAAATAATATTGATTGAAAGATTTGGTTTTTCCCCAGATGGGCATGTAACCATTTCTCTAGACCATGTTTCCTGGAGATCAAATGAACCAGCTGCAAAACTTTATCCTTCTTCTATGGGATTTTGCCTCGTTAGAGATGTATCGTTCCCACGACTCTTGAACGAGTCCATGTACACAGAAAACTTCTGTGTTTTATCCAGTAAGTATGTAAATCTTGTCTTTAGATTTGACAAGCTTGGCCCTGATTCAACCTACAATGCATCAACCACAATCGACGAGCCAGATGAATATAACTTGATTTTTGGTAATTGCCAAAAAGAATTTCTTGTGACAATGAATGTTCATACTGAAATGTACAATGTGAATAATGGGGAAAAAGATTTTCTTCCAGCTGGTCAGACTCCACTCCCTAAATTCTATTTCCTTTGCTTCATTGTATATCTTGCATTTTTGGCCATATGGGGATTTATCTGCATTAAACAAAGGAAAATTGTTCACAAGCTCCATTTGATCATGGCTATGTTGTTGATTTTCAAGGCTTTGAAATTGATTTGTGCTTCAGAAGATAAAATGTACATTAGAAATACAGGGAAGCCTCATGGTTGGGATGtcgcattttatatttttggatttttgaaaggCGTAACACTCTTCACTGTCATTGTCCTTATTGGAACTGGTTGGTCTTTCTTGAAACCTTTCCTACATTATCGCGAAAAAAAAGTTTTAATGTTCGTGATCCCCTTACAAGTGATCGAAAATATTGCATCGATTGTGATAAGTGAAAGTGGACCTGTTGAAAAACATTGGTTAGTATGGAATGAGGTGTTCTTGTTAATTGATGTAATGTGTTGTTGTATTGTACTTGTTCCAATTTTATGGTCAATTAAAAGCCTTAGGGAGGCATCCAAGAATGATGGAAAAGCAGCTGAAATTCTGAGGAAGTTGACACTTTTTAGGCACTTTTATGTTGTCTTGATTGTGTACTTGTATTTTACTAGGTTTGGGATTGCTATGATTGAAAGTGTAGTGAATTACATAAATGAATGGGTTACAATTGTTGCTGCGGAAGGTGCAAGCTTGATGTTTTATATGTTTATCTTCTACAATTTTCAACCAATTGAGAAAAATCCATATTTGGCTATTGACAAAGATGACGAcagcgaagaagaagaagaagaggaggaagatGATGAGGATGATGCTTGA
- the LOC104097886 gene encoding uncharacterized protein: MGSDVILNPLSSPLGHRFPLNNCNSIPTSNSTRCFSTSSGGGRWESNSRRQKEYQRFIFDDELRANFKEDDFGFGSAVKQRIWWSDDSSLWGDDYEDEEAGFGSFGVMEDSIGFAWVTKVLRAFGWMLPAVIMSAVLGTGTNTIIMALALPLAQSALSLVMDAIWGWSNDGPRSKSKKKKRPYARTASNPGIRTGKGQNPRNGKGVGDYQSWAASNGASDRKKSRSTVNFGGWDELDNHGMEGQSKKPRNRRLAEPTQGTDGKLSKRIGRRETPLLLRLVIAVFPFMGSWTKLL; encoded by the exons ATGGGGAGTGATGTTATTCTTAATCCCTTATCCTCTCCTTTAGGCCACAGATTCCCACTGAACAATTGTAATTCTATTCCTACTTCAAATTCCACACGCTGTTTCTCCACCAGCTCCGGCGGCGGTCGGTGGGAGAGTAATAGCAGGCGCCAAAAAGAGTATCAGCGGTTTATATTCGATGACGAGCTTAGGGCTAACTTTAAGGAAGatgattttggtttcggaagcgCCGTGAAGCAGCGAATTTGGTGGTCCGATGATTCTTCGCTTTGGGGAGATGACTATGAAGATGAAGAAGCTGGATTTGGTAGCTTTGGTGTTATGGAGGATTCCATTGGCTTTGCCTGGGTGACGAAG GTGCTCAGAGCCTTTGGTTGGATGCTTCCAGCCGTTATTATGTCAGCGGTACTTGGAACAGGCACAAATACTATTATCATGGCATTAGCACTTCCTTTGGCGCAGTCTGCTCTTTCATTAGTAATGGATGCCATCTGGGGATGGTCCAATGACGGCCCACGATCCAAgtccaagaaaaagaaaagacccTATGCTAGAACAGCGAGCAACCCTGGAATAAGAACGGGAAAAGGACAAAATCCTCGAAATGGCAAGGGAGTTGGAGACTATCAATCCTGGGCTGCCTCAAATGGTGCATCAGATAGAAAAAAGTCACGAAGCACTGTAAATTTTGGTGGTTGGGATGAACTAGACAATCATGGGATGGAAGGACAGTCGAAAAAGCCCCGTAATCGAAGACTGGCTGAACCAACACAGGGGACTGATGGTAAATTGAGTAAGAGAATCGGGAGGAGAGAAACTCCATTGCTATTGAGACTGGTTATTGCTGTTTTCCCGTTCATGGGATCCTGGACCAAGCTATTGTAA